The Anabaena sp. PCC 7108 region CGAATTACGAATTATTTGCGGTTGTCCCCAAATGATGGTTTCTTGTTTATAAATTACAAGTCCTGGTTTAGTGCCTTTGGGTTTGTAGACGTGCTTGGGTTGGGTGTAAACTACTGGTACTTGGTCACTTTGACGGGCGCGACTGAAGTAAGCTGCAAGATTAGCAGTAAATTGTAAATCGGCTTCTTCCGGGACTTTACCAGGTTCCAGACGCAATAAAACATGACTACCAGGAATTTCTTGGGCGTGAAACCACAGATCATAATCTCCGGCTACACGAAATGTCAGTTGGTCATTTTGGTTATTATTGCGACCGATTAAGACTTCAAAACCGCTAGGAGTGCGGTAACGATGAAAATTAGTGCTGGGAGAGTCGGTAGTACTGCGGCTGCGATATTCCAGGGCTTCCAGATATTTTTGTCCAATTAGTTCATCACGAATTTCTTCTAAAGCTTGTAAATCTGCTGCTGTTTGGTAGTTGTCGAGTTGGGAAATTGCGGCTTCTACTTGTTCCAAATAGTCAATTTCGGCTTGGACTTCTAATAATAACGGTTCCACAGCAGCACGAGCGCGTTTGAGTTTTTGGTGCTGTTTATAAAGCTTCTGGGCGTTTTGGACGGCGTTTTTATCTGGAAGAAGTGCGATCGCAGTTGGTCTACCAGTTTCAAAATCTGCCAGGATAATTTCTTTCATCCCTGGTTCCCAGTTTTGCAGATACGCCATTAATAAATCAGCTTTTTGTCGATAATCTTCAGCCTGATCTGACTGCTGCAATTTCTCACTAAACGTTTGGGCTTTGGTGCGTAATTTGCCGAGAATATTATTCAGTTTCTGAATCAACTGATGGCGTAGTTGAGAAAATAACTGTTTATTTAACTCATCGCTGTAATATTTATTCAGTAACTCTTGGATATTTTTAACTGGTGCGACAACACCCCAACCCATGACAGTATAACCAGTTGCTGTCCAACCTGGTTGGAATTTACCAGATTCTAGCGCTTTTAACCATTCTTGCCAATGTGCAAATAGCCGCTGCCAATCATCAGTATTTAGTGTATCTGTGGTTTTTTCTGGTGCTATATCCGCTGCCAACAACATTGTATCTAGCAAAGCTGCACTCAAACCACGATAATTTTTGAGTAGTTGCCGTTTAATAGCGCCTGGTACTAAACTAACTCGTTCTTGCCAACGTGCTTGGGATTCGCTCAAACTGGGGATAGGACCAGTCTGCTTGGGTGGTATTTCATAAGGTTGTCCGGTTTGGATAGGACGAACGCTGGATTGTTGCTGACTAACTTGATGAGCAGCGGTGATAATAAAATTGTCGGCATCGGTGAGAATGGCGTTACTATATTTGCCCATCACTTCTACATACAAGTGATAGAGGGCGCTTTCACCGGGACGACGAGCAAATTGTAAATCAATGACACGTTCCCAAGGTGCGATCGCTTCAATTGCTACTAAGGCTAAACCACCCAATTGATGGATTAATTGCTGACTGAAGGTGAAAGTATCTGGTATGCGTGGTGGTGGTTCACCAATACAAATGCGGGTAGCTTGGGGATGCCAAGATACTTCTAGCCAAACCCGTTGTTTTAGGGTACGTAAGGCTATGGCAATAGTATAGCGATCGCGCTGGTAAACCTGCTCTATCCGCGAAGGTAGCCAGTCAGCCCGTAGTTCGCTACAAGCCGCAGTGAGGGTAGTAAAATCAACTGGTTGCAAAACGATTAGTCACAATAGGGGAGTTTTTCCATCAAGAAGCCAACAGCCAAAAACAAAACCGTTAAATACTCCGATTTCCTTCAGAATCATTCTAACGGTTAATATTGTGACGTACTCCACACACTCCCTTTCAGGTAAGTGTGGGCTTCTCAGTGACTCTTCTATGAAGACATTAACTGAGCTTTAAGACCGTGCGCCCCACGGTTCTTCGGTTTTGAGATTTGTTTTTTTGTTTTGTAGGCTGCATTTGGAGCATTTAATTGGACTACACCTACGCTCTCATAATAACATAAAATCAATATTTTGTACTCGCAGGGCGAGAAGCAAGCTACGTTTCGTCGCTGTAGCCTTAGAAAGTTTTCGCTACGCTCAAATACAATTTGTGCTACGCAACTCAACTCACGCGCATTCATCTCATCAGTAGGTGAGAGGCTTCTGCTTATTAAGCTAAACAGCTACTTTCTTTTTTTTACTCACAGCCGCGCCTATAGTAGCCGCCAAGAATATACCACCTAACATCCCAGGTTCTGGAACAGATTCTGATTGTGGTGAAGTTCCGACTTTAATTTGAAAAGCCAAGTTAGAACGAGATGGTGCAGCACCTACCCAACTTAATGCTGTTTTCCCAGTTAAAGTAAATGGTGAGGAAATATTACTCAAACCCAAGTAATCTACATCTTTACTGGTTGATGTACTCGCAGAAGCTAGACTACCAACAGATGTACCGTTGAATACTAAGTCAGTCAAAGAGACCGCATTTTGCAAATTACTAGTATTACCTTTATTAGCAAACGTGCGTAAATAAATCTGGTTAACAGGTCCGCTAAATTCTTGAGAGGTTAATGATATGGTTTGGTTCCCATCAAGAACTTTATAAGTTACCTTACTTCCATCGTATTCCAAGCTAAAATCCCATAGCTTCCCATTACCCCAGGTAAAATTACCTTGAGCTACAGGTGCGCCACCAATAGCTACATCTTTGTTGATACCTAATTCTCGCTCTCCATTTCCACCAGTACCATTATTCCCGATTCTTCCTTCAGCAACAAATAATTCTTTAAAATCCCCGTTGTTAAGCAAGAGATTAAAATCTGCATCATCAAACCCTGGGGTAGCATCTTGAGATGTTAAAGGCGTAAATGTCACTGCTTTTGCTTGATTTGGAGCGAGTCCTAACCCCAATGTTACCAATCCCAAAACCAGAAGAGGTTTATATTTATGTATAGATAGCATAGTTTTACGTAGTATTACTTAAATGATTAATTGCTCTACTAAATAAAATATTAGCAAGTTAAAACCTATGTTTTACGAGCTTTAAATAAACATTACCTGCTTTTCATCGAAATTTTATAATGTATAAATTATTGCGCTTATTTCTCTTTAGCACTGTTGTTATCTTCAGGTCTTTCACGTCATAAAAAGACGCAAAACCCAGAAATTGTGTTGAATTTCTGGGTTTAATCTAGTAAAAATTTCCGGCTTTTAGTTAATAGCTCATTGCCAGGGTGAAGGGATAGCTGTGGTTGAAATCACTGTTTCTGCCATCAGTCTTAAAGCTGTTCTACCACAACTGGGGCATTGAATTTCTAGGAACTGTGAAGATGATACGTCTACTTCACTCAACAGACCTTGTTTACAATGCCAACACTCAAAAATTACTCGACTAACTGGTTGGTTACAATCTAATATCTTGATATGTTGAGAAGTCGTTGCTTCAGTTTCTGGTTTTCTGGGCTTAGGAAATTTTTTGAGTTCTTGAACTTCCATCGTTTTACCTGTCTAACTCTCTTTTGAATTTACCCTAATGTAACTAATGCGGGTTCTTTCACTGGTTGCAAGAGTTGGGTGTACAACTCATCTAGCTGCATAGCTACACCATCCCAGCTAAACTTGCTCATAACCCGTCTATTACCAGCTTGACCTAGTTGTGTTCGCCATTCTGGATTGCTGAGAATACGGTCAATGGCGTTACTAAAAGCTGCGACATCTTGGGGTGGTACTAATAAACCAGTATTTTCATTAACGACGGTAAATTGAAGTCCTCCCACATCGCTGGCTATGACGGGTGTGCCACTGGCCATCGCTTCAACTGCTACTAATCCAAAGGGTTCGTAATGACTAGGAACAACGCACACATCAGCCGCAGCATAGTAATTTGGGAGGATTTCTGGACTGAGACGACCGGCGAAAACAGTACATTCACTCATCCCCAATTCGTTGACAATGCCCTCAATGCGATCGCGTTCTCTACCATCACTATTACCTGGAGTGCTGCCACCACCAATAATTAGTTTCAGGTCTTTTGATCCATAAAACTGAGACTGACGCACTGCCCGTACCAAGGTTTCTATGCCTTTGCGGGGGTCAAAACGACCTACATACAATATAACTTTGCTTTCAGGGTCAATACCTAATGCGGCTCTACCTGCTTCTCTTTTTACTGAACCAAAATGCCGAATATCTGTACCGCAGGGAATAATGTCAACGTCTCCTTTTTGGGAAACGAGCGATCGCATATGTTGTTTTTCTTGCGGACTTGTGGCCACAATTCTTTCCGCTGTTTCTAAAACTTCTTTTTCTACTGCTAGGCGTTGACTAGCAACCAGAGGAATACTTTCTATAGCGTTGTATTTGACTATTCCTAAAGAGTGATATGTATGAACCTGTTTACTTCCTTGAATTTGCTTCAACTGCAATCCTACCCAGCTAGATAGCCAGTAATTAGTATGAACCAACTCATATTTAATGCCATTTTCTTTTTGAAACTCAAGTAACTGTCCCACAAATTCGGGCAAGTATTTA contains the following coding sequences:
- a CDS encoding NFACT family protein, which gives rise to MQPVDFTTLTAACSELRADWLPSRIEQVYQRDRYTIAIALRTLKQRVWLEVSWHPQATRICIGEPPPRIPDTFTFSQQLIHQLGGLALVAIEAIAPWERVIDLQFARRPGESALYHLYVEVMGKYSNAILTDADNFIITAAHQVSQQQSSVRPIQTGQPYEIPPKQTGPIPSLSESQARWQERVSLVPGAIKRQLLKNYRGLSAALLDTMLLAADIAPEKTTDTLNTDDWQRLFAHWQEWLKALESGKFQPGWTATGYTVMGWGVVAPVKNIQELLNKYYSDELNKQLFSQLRHQLIQKLNNILGKLRTKAQTFSEKLQQSDQAEDYRQKADLLMAYLQNWEPGMKEIILADFETGRPTAIALLPDKNAVQNAQKLYKQHQKLKRARAAVEPLLLEVQAEIDYLEQVEAAISQLDNYQTAADLQALEEIRDELIGQKYLEALEYRSRSTTDSPSTNFHRYRTPSGFEVLIGRNNNQNDQLTFRVAGDYDLWFHAQEIPGSHVLLRLEPGKVPEEADLQFTANLAAYFSRARQSDQVPVVYTQPKHVYKPKGTKPGLVIYKQETIIWGQPQIIRNS
- a CDS encoding choice-of-anchor W domain-containing protein, with the protein product MLSIHKYKPLLVLGLVTLGLGLAPNQAKAVTFTPLTSQDATPGFDDADFNLLLNNGDFKELFVAEGRIGNNGTGGNGERELGINKDVAIGGAPVAQGNFTWGNGKLWDFSLEYDGSKVTYKVLDGNQTISLTSQEFSGPVNQIYLRTFANKGNTSNLQNAVSLTDLVFNGTSVGSLASASTSTSKDVDYLGLSNISSPFTLTGKTALSWVGAAPSRSNLAFQIKVGTSPQSESVPEPGMLGGIFLAATIGAAVSKKKKVAV
- a CDS encoding glycosyltransferase family 1 protein, whose translation is MNSTTNKRIALISVHGDPAIEIGKEEAGGQNVYVRQVGEALSQLGWKVDMFSRRVSADQETIVQHNSHCRTIRLTAGPVEFVPRDNGFKYLPEFVGQLLEFQKENGIKYELVHTNYWLSSWVGLQLKQIQGSKQVHTYHSLGIVKYNAIESIPLVASQRLAVEKEVLETAERIVATSPQEKQHMRSLVSQKGDVDIIPCGTDIRHFGSVKREAGRAALGIDPESKVILYVGRFDPRKGIETLVRAVRQSQFYGSKDLKLIIGGGSTPGNSDGRERDRIEGIVNELGMSECTVFAGRLSPEILPNYYAAADVCVVPSHYEPFGLVAVEAMASGTPVIASDVGGLQFTVVNENTGLLVPPQDVAAFSNAIDRILSNPEWRTQLGQAGNRRVMSKFSWDGVAMQLDELYTQLLQPVKEPALVTLG